The following proteins are co-located in the Deltaproteobacteria bacterium genome:
- a CDS encoding DUF1828 domain-containing protein — protein MSYLDLLKEQFNHHVAFRERRPGVLQLLAPLYHEDGDMMEIFLEPKNGTQERVRVCDHGMTLMRLSYSFDLDTPNKERIFHRILAENQVSEENGNLFVEAKPESLYPAVLQFAQTVAKVSNMQLYKREVIHSLFYELLTEFIEQSLAKYHPRPNVLPIPARDDLEVDFAFEITPRPVYLFGVRDTAKARLAAISCLEFQRNKLPFKSFVVHEDFEALGRKDRNRVTSAADKQFISLDDFKENAEQVLEREAA, from the coding sequence CCTTTCGGGAACGCCGCCCGGGAGTGCTTCAGTTGCTGGCGCCGCTGTATCACGAGGACGGCGACATGATGGAGATCTTTCTGGAGCCCAAGAACGGCACGCAGGAGCGGGTGCGTGTCTGCGACCACGGCATGACCCTGATGCGCTTGTCGTACTCGTTCGACTTGGACACGCCGAACAAAGAGCGCATCTTCCATAGGATTCTCGCCGAGAACCAAGTCAGCGAGGAGAACGGGAACCTGTTTGTGGAGGCCAAGCCGGAGAGCTTGTACCCTGCCGTCCTGCAGTTCGCCCAGACGGTGGCCAAGGTCTCCAACATGCAACTCTACAAGCGCGAGGTGATCCACAGCCTCTTCTACGAGCTGCTCACCGAGTTCATCGAGCAGTCGCTGGCGAAGTACCATCCGCGTCCGAACGTGCTGCCGATCCCGGCGCGCGATGATCTGGAGGTAGATTTTGCGTTCGAGATCACGCCGCGGCCCGTCTACCTCTTTGGCGTGCGCGACACGGCGAAGGCACGGCTGGCGGCCATCTCGTGTCTGGAGTTTCAGCGCAACAAGCTGCCGTTCAAGAGCTTCGTCGTGCACGAAGACTTCGAGGCGCTGGGCAGGAAGGACCGCAACCGGGTCACCAGCGCAGCGGACAAGCAGTTCATCTCGCTCGACGACTTCAAGGAGAACGCGGAACAGGTGTTGGAGCGAGAGGCGGCTTGA